In Naumovozyma castellii chromosome 1, complete genome, one DNA window encodes the following:
- the CKB1 gene encoding casein kinase 2 regulatory subunit CKB1 (ancestral locus Anc_4.102), which translates to MSQQFVEVPSHGELSDEDSGNYEEWIPSFCARFGHEYFCEVPTEFIEDDFNLTSLSQEVPHYRKALDLILDLEAISEEEEEEDEDMVGANNGQTDELVKKKAQAVNRSIIEHAAEQLYGLIHARYILTKPGLQAMAEKFDHKEFGTCPRYHCGGMQLLPCGLSDTIGKYTVRLYCPSCQDLYLPQSSRFLCLEGAFWGTSFPGVFLKHFKELEDYVGRKTKNSYELKVFGFKINDRAVSGQRMKWLRQYPSNEEEWEEFAKCEFEIPNID; encoded by the coding sequence ATGTCCCAGCAATTCGTTGAAGTGCCTAGCCATGGTGAACTATCCGACGAAGATAGTGGGAATTATGAAGAATGGATTCCCTCATTCTGTGCTCGATTTGGGCATGAATACTTCTGTGAGGTACCAACAGAgtttattgaagatgattttaatttaaCTTCTTTATCCCAAGAAGTTCCACATTACAGAAAGGCACTTGATTTGATATTGGATTTGGAAGCCATTagtgaagaggaagaagaagaagacgaagaTATGGTAGGAGCTAATAATGGACAGACAGATGAACTAGTAAAGAAGAAGGCTCAGGCAGTAAATAGAAGCATCATTGAACATGCTGCAGAACAATTGTATGGTCTAATTCACGCAAGATACATATTGACCAAACCTGGGTTGCAGGCCATGGCAGAAAAGTTCGATCATAAGGAATTTGGTACTTGTCCACGTTACCATTGTGGTGGAATGCAGTTATTACCTTGCGGGTTAAGTGATACTATAGGCAAATACACTGTGAGATTATATTGTCCTAGTTGTCAAGATTTATATTTACCACAATCATCCAGATTCCTATGTTTGGAAGGTGCATTCTGGGGGACAAGTTTCCCTGGGGTCTTCTTAaaacatttcaaagaattggaagattatGTTGGTCGTAAGACTAAGAATAGTTATGAACTAAAAGTGTttggtttcaaaattaatgatCGAGCCGTATCCGGACAGAGAATGAAATGGTTAAGACAATATCCAAGTAATGAGGAGGAATGGGAAGAATTTGCTAAATGTGAGTTTGAGATCCCAAACATTGATTGA
- the GET1 gene encoding GET complex subunit GET1 (ancestral locus Anc_4.101), protein MSATNWVILTSLTFIFIGKFLQYSTSYHENWLNKIALVMSTNNDSYKTYEKKLKERLQLQEENHSISAQDNYAKWTKNNRRLEKLNEDLKSLSEQLKVQRNQTTKLLKSVKLVSLTVPFLILKLWKGKFPVYYLPHAEVFPKIIGGVLSQGWLYLGLLPLRILRGGNKVEELDIVPKVSVSLGIWIWAFTSVLATLEFLVNQFVFTKKLNKPILKTAPTEAEKVEFITHDEVELD, encoded by the coding sequence ATGTCCGCTACAAATTGGGTAATCCTAACATCGCTAACATTTATCTTTATTGGAAAGTTTCTCCAATACTCCACCTCCTACCATGAGAATTGGCTCAATAAGATTGCTCTCGTTATGTCTACTAACAATGACTCGTACAAAACTTACGAGAAAAAGCTAAAAGAACGTTTGCAACTACAAGAGGAAAACCATTCTATCTCAGCACAGGATAACTACGCTAAGTGGACCAAGAATAATCGTAgattggaaaaattgaatgaagatTTAAAATCGTTATCTGAACAATTGAAGGTACAAAGAAACCAAACCAccaaattattgaaaagtgTCAAACTTGTATCCTTGACGGTTCcattcttaatattaaagTTGTGGAAGGGTAAGTTTCCTGTTTACTATTTGCCTCATGCTGAAGTATTTCCAAAGATCATCGGCGGAGTATTGAGTCAAGGTTGGTTATACTTGGGTTTGTTACCATTGAGGATTCTAAGAGGTGGCAACAAAGTGGAGGAACTGGATATTGTGCCTAAAGTTAGCGTTTCTTTAGGAATTTGGATATGGGCATTTACTAGTGTACTTGCTACCTTAGAATTTTTGGTGAATCAGTTCGTTTTTACCAAGAAATTAAACAAGCCTATTCTCAAGACTGCTCCAACTGAGGCTGAGAAAGTGGAATTTATTACACATGATGAGGTTGAACTAGACTAG